The genomic interval AACAGGGAAACCTACTTGTTGAATAATTCGACCCTATATTCCATCTTCTTTTCAACCATTCCAAATACCTGTTCCATTATCACATGAATGATTGAAACTCAtcgaaaaataataattactacaTAATCAAATAACACCAAAATGACCTAAAGTTGAAGTTGaacttattttcaaattatcaGATAATAACATCAATCACCAGGttagttttttcaaaattggcGGAATAAAAAGGAATATCTACTTGTTCTTTTTCAAAGGCAGAAGGTGAGATATTGTCAGCCATAGTAGTCtgaaataagataataaattattagacCATAAGATAAAAGGCATCACCGAGTAGATTTCCTTATGTTTAATCGCAACCATTTACAATCCAATAAAATGTCAACTATTATTCCTAATCAAAATCATGAATCATCTTCAACTAGAATAGTCATATCATATTTCATACAAGTCATATTAAGAAGCATAGAGGTGGTCCTTGTAGACTAAGATTTGACTAATTCGagaattaaaagtatataaacatGATCAACAAAATGTTGAAAGAAACTTATGTCTACAATCTGGTATAAAAAGTTTGCAGAATTAACCAAATAAAACAACACTGAACAACAAAACATAGGAAAACACTActtttaaactaaaatcataCAACTCTACTATCATAAACATACTACTTTTAAACTAAAATCCTCAAAATCATAACAAGTTTTACGTACATGCAGAGGCAAATCAACCATTATTATACCAAACAGAATAAAactattgataaatataaaactattgaTTTGTCAATTtccaattcatttttaaagattgcatatgaaataaaacaattgataaaacaCCAGGCTTTTAGTATCCAAGAAGGTTTTCTTTCACCACCCCTGTAAAATTCTTGAAAGCTCATTCCGGTACAAATGCAAGTGTATAGGAATTTTACGggatacaaaaaaaaaaatatcatcaaagaaCTGCATACTAAAATCAAAGAACTGCATACTCCATTTATCTTTTAAAGCAAAAAATCTCGGATCCAATAATGGCATTGCATGggaaacaagaataaaataaagcgtGACTACCAAAAGGACCTACTTATGGGTGGCTCTGAACGTCAACCAACATCTGGTGTTACGCAAACAGCTTGATTAGCTTGGACTACCTTTCTGTTCACCAGTATTACCTTGATTAGGTTTCCCGCCACAACAGAAAAAGCGTGGAAGCCTAACCACAACCCCTACGGAAAAAAGTGAGGTTAATTACTCacctaaaatgaaaaaatacaaaaagtttaatattttaatcttttggCAAAAGTATGGAAGGGACCTACACTAAGCAAACCAACCTATGCACACCGTATTTATACAATAGAAATTCAGTTGAATTTTATCAGTGCAAGCATGCTTCACTGGCAGTTGATGATGGAATCCACACATCGCAGATATATGGGAAATAAGATATATgggaaataaattttaaagtttacccTTCCCTGCCTCTCTTTATCCCCTTTTCACAGAAACAAGTTAACCTCTTCGATAATGCTGAATCGGCTAAAAGGAGTGCCTAAGAAATCATGATTCATGAATCAGGCTATTCAAGAACTAGGTTGAAAGCGAAGTTCccaaactatttttataattttcaaaaaattggaAATCAATTCTCCTACAAAACatggtgagagaaaaaaaacaaacgttattaatattttacatatacGTACTCTAGCTTAAAGTCTACCAATTCTTGGTGTGATGATTCTCAACTACTTGTTCTCCTTCAACTTTGTATAAGAATAATTTGGAACTGAGAGATACTGTGAGCAACTTTCTAACTTCTGTTAACAGTTTGAGTAGCaatagaaacaaacaaaaacaaatttagttATTTGATAGCTCAATACAGTTTTTAAGCATAACTAGAGCATATCAGTGACTTTATTGATTAATTCCTCTCGAACTGGTACCACAGTAATGGTTTAGAGGAGTAAAGTGTAGTAACTCTCTCCTCGTGATCTTACCATAATTACTGTTTTCTAGACTGTTTATTAGCAGGTTTGACTCATTGTGGAATAACATGCGAGCAAGAAGGGGACCACATCTATGGCAtgcaatgaaataaaaagtcCCATTGCTCTCCAAACTGCAGAGTAGTTTCGCTTTAGCTCAAGTATAAGGATGAAGTGTCTTTTAGACCGCAAGATATAAAGAAATTCCACCCTCCGTTCTAACCTCTTCCTTTTATCTCCAGCATTGGTTCTTGGTtcattaaagaaatattttaactaattgAACATGAACTcttcataatattaaattattgtaaacatttaaaaaaaattatggaatcTCATATTACCAGCAATTAGttagaaaaatgtattttctttgTTGTGATCCTTAGCCTTTCTTTGGCTTAACAGATTGATTTACCATTCAACTTCTTCAAATTCAGAAACTCAAACTATTTCTGTTGcatgatataaatttaaaacgtACAAAGAAGAAAGGACACAGTTCGCAAGCTGAGGGAAATTACAAAACTATAACATTATAGACTAAAAGATATGACCAGGTAGAATTGAACTGTTCATTAGAAGTTTATTTCACGCCTAAATTGCACTGTCTTACActgatatatatttcatttaagtACCTATCCTTCAAAAGTTCTAATATAGCTGATAGCAGAGAAATTACCCGATATTTGCAAAATACaccaaataataacaaacaataaGGCGAAACAGACGAAGTCTTACTTGCATAGGACAACCACGGGGATAGGTTTCAGAGCTTTTGGTCCATTTCTTGTTCCTCTTTCATGGGAAGAAACCTGTACGATAGACAGAACcattaaaaatatgtcaaaacACAAAGTCGAAACGATAACAGCGCACAAATAATGACACTCACAGCAAGTTCTACAATAGCTCGTTTTTTACTATTGtaatttcttcttcaacaaGTTGAAATCATTTCTAACAGGAAGATGCCggtgaaaataatttcaatgcACATAGTACTTACTATTCCTAAAAACATGATCACCTGATGGTATTGGAACTAGAGAAAAAAACGGTGATGCATCCGACATAAAGAATAGCTTTCTCTATATGCTACATTCTGAGATATTTCCCAGGACACTCATGTGCTAAATgatagtaatatatttataatgacaACATTCTCTTTGCTCCGTCTGTCTGTCTCGTCTTACACGTCACAAATGTGGTTTGCTCAGGTTTTCAAACGTCATTCATTCACAATGTGTTATGTAATGTACGTTATTCTGCCAAACAACAATAAAGGTTTTCAACTTTTCAGAAAGACACAAGAGCAAGCAGTGCAACCAACAAGTTCCTTACAGGAAtgaatttatgatataaaaaaaaaatcaagtttgtGAACACAATTGACAGAAATAAGCTAAGAACTTTAGCCCAACACAGATGGAATAGAGAGAGTAAAGGATTTGAGACCTATATTCCAATGTATAGAGAACTTTTGAGCTTGAGAGAGGCAGGGAATGAGCAATAATGGTAGAGACAAATACATGATGCATCAAACACCACGGATAGAAACTTCGAGCTGTTGCACTCTACTAGCCAAATCATGTTTGCCAGAATTCTTCAACCCATCAGTAACCATGTCAAAACAGCGCGAGATGGGGACCAACCCCATCTCAGTCATTTCAAAGAGGTAGTTAGCGGCCTCCACAAACTTCCCGGCACGGCCGCACATGGTAATCAACATGGTATAGAGAGGGCGGTTAGGGGGATGTGCCTTGGCCTTCATATCcccaaagaaacaaaaagcaTCATCAAACTGCCCTCTCCTACACAGAGCCTTAATAACAGGCGCATACAAGCTAGGAAATGGGCGGTTACCATCTTCAACGAAATTGTTGAGTAACCTAAATGCCTCATCAATGGAGCCACTTTTTGAAACAGCGGGAATGAGAATCTTGTAAGTGTTGACATCAGGAACCATCCCTAAAGCACAAACCTCGTGATAAAGATCAACGCAAAATTGAACGTCTTCCTTGCACACTGTCTCCACCACGGCATTGAAAGTTCCAACGTCGGGAACGATCCCTTCCTTGATCATCTTCCTGACCATTCCCTTGGCGGATTCAACGTAACCGGCGTTGAGCAGGCCTTCGACGAGAAGGTCGCGGCCACGAAGGGGAGGGTTGAAGCCTTTGTCACTCATTTCCCTGAGGAAGAGCTTGGCCTCGCGGAGTTTGCCGGAGGAGCACCAGGCGTTGACAAGGATAGAGTAGGTGGTCTTGTCGGGGTGGACGCCCTTGCGGAGCATGCGGCGGAGGAGGGCGTAGGCGCCGTGGAAGAGGCGGTTGTGGCAGAGGGATTTGAGAAGGGCGTTGTAGAGCGGGAGGGTTTGGGGGCAGTTGAGGACGGCGGCCTTGTTGAAGACTTCAACGGCCTGGTCAATGTGGCGGTGGTGGCCGTAGGCGTCGATGAGGGTGGCGACGGCGGCAGGGGAGAGGGAGAGACGGTGGTGGAGGGTGACTTGACGGATGAGGGACCACATGGTTTGGTAATTGTTGGCGTGGGCGAGGGTGGTGACGATTTGTTCGAACTCGAGAGAGGTGGGGGTGTAGGAGGGGTGGGATAGAGCCCAGTTGAAGAAGCGGAGGGAGGGCGTGGAGGCGGTGGAGCACGCGCGGAGAACACGGAAGACTAGCTCCGGGGTGACGTGAATGCGGAGCTTGTTGAGGGTGCGTTCCAGGTAGAAGTCGCGGCGCACGATGTTGGAGACGTGGTGAATCACTGCAAAGTACTCGTCTCGGGGTGAGGCCGCGGTGGTTAGGGTTTTAGGGAATGAATGGGAATTGAGGAGAAGTGTTTTCGAGAGTTTTGCGTAACTCTGCAGCATTGCGTTTGCAGCATTTCTCAGGAGCCTGTTCATGTCTTAGTAGCCTCGATGAAATTATTAAGCAACAAAATCTCAAGTATATCCTCAAAACTCGTCAAGACCGAAAACACGTATATTACAAAGACTAGGACAAAGGAgcagagaaaaaaaacaatacacaaatttcataaatatatcagttgctaattcatttttaaagattgcatatcaaataaaagtataaagtattgataaaaataagacTAGGCTTTTAGTATCCAAGAAGCAGATGATGCCATATCTTTCATTCTTACGGTGCAGCCAATGTCACTTGTGGTGCTTGGGGAAAACTGGTTCATAAATATAGACTTGAGGCAGTAGTTTTATGCTGGAACTAGTGCTGGACAGAAGTGTATGCTGGAGCATTTATCTTGGTGCAGCAACTGACGCAGTAATACTTGGAAAGCAAAGACGAACGTATAAGCTGGACTGATTGCAATGTTCATTTTCTGGGATGAATGGCTCACTAGAATCAATGCTGGAAGGAAGTAGGTGTTTGACGTGCTGTAGTGTTATTTTTGGATGGAATTCAGATGATGGAAGCAGGTCTAGGAGCTGGTTTGGATATGGAATTTCTGGTCCATATTTGAATGCAGTGTAAGAAATGAATACTCGAACATTAAACTGGTGCAGTGGATTTATGGACTAAATTTAAACTGGAGTCAGTTAGCTTCATGTTGTTTGTTGTTCTGGATTGAAATTGAGTGCCGGAAAGTTTAAGATGTGTTAATATTACAGTTGataggtattttaaaataattgattattatagttaacaggtattttaaaataataaggttaaacattttaaagttaaaataattcaataatataaataaaaaagtttaaattcgtctcatcatcaaaaatatttgtcatatctttagaatcttttcttttagttctctttatattctttttacaaTTTCTAACATTTAAATCATCTGTTTAACGATTAGGAGGTGTTTGACTGATCATggtaaagaattttttttcttttctatcaaaTCATTTTTCCTTGTACAACAAGTaagtttctcttcttttttcctttaacTTTTCAATCAAATTCATACATAAGAGTTCTCTACGCATGTGTTAAATTAGTTTTCTTAGTATCTCTTCGTTGATAAGAGATTCTAAAGACTTATTATGATCATGTTCTTGTGGTTTATAGGTTTTTCTAAAGTTTCTTGAGCTCGAAGCAAGAGTAGCGAGCTATGTAGAGCTATGgttgtttctttttatgttaaGGAAGTTAGTTTTATGATTTGagtattaaatttaaagtatgaTTGATGAATTTCTATATTGATAGGATGATTTGGTTATATCAAAGATGAATGACTTAGTGATAATTATGTTTTGATTAAGTGAGATTAGTTGTGTGATGTTGGatgttttttataaatatgtgttTTGATTGAAATCAACTcgtgaattatattttatggaCTGGTGATGTTATATTTTGGTTGAATTGTTGGGTGGAAATGCATTTGTTGAATTTTGGATCATTTTTTGATCAAAATGGGTGGTGTTGTTAGCTGACTTTTGGAAGAAATGGTAAAATGGAAGAAATGGGAATTTGGAATCATTGGTAATGTCATTTGAGACTGGTTTGGGTGATGGGTGAACATGTGAATGGTCTAGGATTGTATAGTAGAAGATATGTTGTGTTTTTCATTGACTTTTAGGTATATATTGAGGTTTTGAGTAGTGAATTTTAGAAGAAGGTTTAAAGGAAAAAGGAGGATTTAAGGTTTGTTTTTGAGTTCATTTGGACTTATTCAGCCTCGTTGCTTGGTTATGGGCAAGAATTAGTAGATTTGAGTTTTGATCCATAAAGTATAAAATGAGTTGATTTTGAGTGGAATTTCATGGTAGAAAGAGTCACGACTTGTTTATATTAGGTTATTTGCCTATACACATGTTGGTTGTAGCTCAGATTACCATTTGAAAGTGTTAGAAATTGGTGGAAGTGCATGAGAAAGGACATGTGAGGTTGGAGTAATGTCATTTGGCAGTTTGGAGTGTTGTTAGATTATGAAGAGGGGTCTTAATGAGCAAACTGCTCGTTAAGCGAGTAAATCAGGATTCTGACATTGAGTTCAGGGGTTGGGCGATCTTTCTCACTAGGATGTAGGAGTTCTCTTTTTTCGCTCTTGTTAGGCGAGTGGATTGGTTCATTTGACGAGTTTGTAGGGTGTTTGAGTTGTGGTTATAGGGGCTAAGCGAGTAAGCTCGTTGGGCCTTAAAAGCTCACCGGTTTTGCTCTCGCTATATGAGTGAAGACTACTCGCTAGGCGAGCAAGTCTGGattcttttggtttttttaattgattttttatatttggtttAGTTGTAAATGGTAGAATGATGTACCTTGTATTCTGTGATATAATTGAAAAGTGTGATGACATCTGAATGATGGTTATAAGGATTTCAAGGAGAAAACctttaaatgtatatattggTATAGGAAACTagtaattaaagattattttgatGTTCTCGATAacttgaaatttcaaaaagagaaaaataattgtagTTGTAAAtgttgtatttatatttatagctgtttgtaatttatcttttttttttcgactTGTAAGAAATTTATTGATAAGATATTTATCTCTTTTATAGTATATGTTATATTACACTTCtcataattattctaattttattgatatgtgatttattttataataatgttagtattattgaaattgaaaggttgaagataaaataattatttaaaaaaaattaaatttagaaaaaaaaatttagaaaagcaGTTACAGAATTAAAttggtaaatattatttattaaaggataaacttggaaaaaatatataaaaaaaggaataattatatctattaatGAAAAGACACGTGTTCTTGAATAATTACAAGTAATAATAGTagtgataattattattattgtaattatgaaattatatatgtaattattataattttgttgtaaatgttttttattctataaatatttttataattagaaaattgtTAAGTTggaaaaatggttaaatttttaaaatggtgAAATTgacaatataattattttaattttaaaaaacttttatttaaaatgtaaatttggaaagaaatgtatacataaaaatgaataattttttattataataattatttaaattctcttttttattataattatttttaatttactttttaaataaaaatttctttaaaataaagcaattatttttacaattttattcttaatcaCGATTGCTTTACATTTactgtgttttttatttaactattttttaaacttgcccaattttttaattataactatCTACAAAacgaataaaaataattcacaaagttataaaaatatttatatttagttttataataataataataatagtaaaaataattttttattattattattattattttaccataagaaaaaattatcgCACACGTGGTACATGTATCATGTATTTTcaccaataataatattataatagattttcaaataattcaaaaaaaaagtttaaataaatattaaaaatacaagtataaaagagaaataatgaTTAGCATTGAAAATGAGTAAAGgacaatcaaataaatttactgatatttaaaatttaaaacatatataagtatttaattaatttagtataatataaaaatttaacaaataatatttttcaattttaaaaaaattgaaaaatcagGTGAATAAATATTGTGAATAGTAATAATTCatttggtaaaaaataaaataaaagaaagagttgGATGTGAAGATAAATAGAGGGTTTGGCACAAGGAATGTTCAAGAAGGTTTGGTTTTTGCGGCCAACGCTTCACAAACCCAAACCCTAgccccttcttcttcttcttcttcttcttaatccctaatttcttatcttcttcttcGCTTCTGTCTCTCTTTTGCTAACAAACATGTCTCACTTCGGACGCTCGGGTCCTCCTGACATTTCCGACACTTACTCTCTTCTCGTTCTCAACATCACCTTCCGTagcttctctctctctctctctctctctctctctctttctctctttctctttttctttaatttttatgctaAACCCTTAATCTAACGTTTAATCTTCTTGTGTTCAGGTACCACCGCCGATGACCTATTTCCTCTATTTGACAAGTATGGGAAGGTTGTCGACATCTTCATCCCCAAGGATCGAAGGtacttttaaatttcattttcaatttttttctcaccgtttattcataatctttttctctatttaatgatttcttctttgtttattaattttgtcGTAAAGGACCGGTGAGTCGAGGGGTTTTGCCTTTGTGCGTTACAAGTATGCTGATGAGGCTCAAAAGGCCGTTGATAGGCTCGACGGTAtgctttcttgtttttgtttttgattcgTTCATTTAGTCTTTGTTTTGTTAGATTCTGTTTTGAATGGCCGAGTCTTGTAACCCTTTCAGGAAGAATGGTTGATGGTCGTGAAATAACGGTCCAGTTTGCCAAATACGGGCCTAATGCTGAGAGGATGTAAGTGGttccttttacttttatacttttgttatttatttattttgcttttaatatctcagttgtaaattgtaatttttgttggAATCAACCTTCACTGTGTTATTTCTGCTTTGggtggttttttgtttttgttatttctgaaaatgaaaatttgttggGGGATTATTTCCTAGACCctctttttcccttttgaaGTTGTTGCCATTGTCTGTTTCTCTATTTAGATATTCATCATGGTTTTAGCTTAATTTGCAAACATACACTGTTGTGTTTGGGGTGTTAGCATTCCATGTGGCAGTGGTGATGTTGCTAGGTTTTGAGATTGAGAAGTGcgaagaattaaagaaaatgatatcaTCTAATTTGTGTTCTCAATTTTCTCTCTATAAATTTTGGCCCACGGTTTGAAAATGACCAGTTTCAGAAGTTAACCTTATTAATAACAAAGAGTTTTGGAAAAACAGTAATCAGACTGGCCTTGCTCCAATTTAATGATTTTGCATGAAGATGACATGTGAGTTTGTCCATGGCttagttaattttttcaatttgcaGTCACAAAGGAAGGATTATTGAAACGGCCCAGAGATCAAGGCACCGGTCAAGAAGCCGTAGTCCCAGGAAAAGGTTTGCTGTTGTTGAATTTACTTGCTTCTTTAAAGTGTTCTGTTGGCTTTACTGTAATGAGAAGTGTTGAACTACAATTgtagaattatttaatttgttgataaaaGTTGTGCTAGTATGCTTTGATTGCCTGTTTTTGCCTTGAGTTTGATgttcaatttcatattttttcttagcttttgtttttatgttatgTGATGTCCATGTTACagctaaaacaatattttggaaTCTAAATTGGTACACTATGAGCTATGCTTTTGTGGCAATCAAGCTGTACATCATGCAATCTAATTTTGTACTTATGTTGTTTTTCAGAAGTAAATGCATAGCTTTTTTTTTGTTGCTGTTTTTTTGCCTTGGATTCTTAATGTTGTTACCTGAAGTTCAGGGATAAAAGGGGAAGTTAAAACAGGCCCGTGTTCAGCATATACTAGCCTTCTCTTATCTAGTGAACGCTGAATGCTTTCTCCCTGGCAACTGTCATTTATTGGACAGAGTTTAGTTAACATACATTCAAGTTGTcaaatgtttttaaaagaattgtGTTAGGATTAACAGGGTTTgggaaacattttttttttcagttttctttttgAAGAGAAAAGCTATTATTcccccaaaatattattttcaaacataCCAAATGCCATTTATCCAGTCATTATGAAAATGATCTTTAGCAATTAAAACGAGTTTTTATAGCCAATGTAGTTTAGTCGTTCATTTTTTCAGTTGATGTAGTTGGAGAAATGAATTTATTAATGTCATCTGCAGGTATCGTGATGACAGAGACCGGGATTATAGAAAGAGAAGTCGCAGTAGAAGCTATGATAGGTATGAACGTGACAAGCACCGTGGGAGAGACAAAGACTATCACCACAGAAGCAGAAGCCGTAGTACCAGTCTTGATTACAAGGGTCGTGGTAGGGCACGCTATGATGATGAACATCATAGTAGAAGCCGCAGTAGATCAGTTGACAGGTCTTCATTTGTTGATATATAGTTTCTTGCAATTGTTTTTACCCCATTCCCTATTGCAATTATGTTTGACTCTTTCCTTGATATTCCTTATAGTCGCTCCCCTGCACGACGCAGTCCTAGTCCTCGAAAGAGTCCTTCCTTACAGCGGAGCACTTCTCCACAAAGGAGTACATCCCCTAGGAAAAGCCCACGGGGTGAAAGTCCAGCAAATCGTAGCCGTGATGGACGTTCTCCTTCCCCGCGCAGTGTATCACCACGCGGTCGCCCTGAAGTTTCACGAAGCCCTTCCCCTCGGAATTCGAATGGTGATGTAAGTAACTTGTCTTAATGCAGTAATGAAATTTTTACCAACCTTTTAGTCAACAaggtatttatttattgtggcttttccatattttttctcttgCAGGAATAAGATATGCTTCCCATGAAAAATTCTAGAGTGCCGGACTATTGCACCTGTAGCTGTTTTGCTATTGTTGGATCTTTTAGTCTGTGTGAATGGTCTTATCAGAGTCATTGAAGGATTTTATGATCTAAGTGCTGTTTGGTAGGGTCAGACTTCCTTGATGTTTGGTTTTTATATTTGGACTTGCTATGTTATCTACTTCAGTGTTTGGTAACTATTAGACCTTGTAGTTGATAGGATGATTCTACCTCAGTTTAAGGgatttttgcattttattttcattctgcTGTTTACAATTTTCTCTCCACATCTCCATTTTCATTTCCCATTATAGGAAGGAGTGAGATCTAGTTAAAGCTCagttaatttatattgaaaaactTATTGGGTTTTATAGTTATGATCCGGAAAAGTGATGGGGGCCTGATAGGCGCATGTTGGCATTGTTGCTGTTGATGCTGTTTCTATGTCATTGATGATTGGTCGTGAATTTGATGCTGGTTGCAAGAATATGCTGATTTAAGACTGATTTTTTACCAATGTGCTGATTAAACAGACAATTAGTTGACTTGGTTTTTTCCTGAATGATCTGATCATTGGTAAGCTTTTTttggtcaattttttttttcttctgagaTCCGTAATAACCATTGAGAATATTCTGATTTTTGATCTGGTAATCGTGTTTGGCCTCGGAAAAAGTGTCCTAAACGGGATTCTTGATGCTGTGACGAACAAGTTGAGCATATTTTGACATGTAGCCGATGCCTC from Vigna radiata var. radiata cultivar VC1973A chromosome 9, Vradiata_ver6, whole genome shotgun sequence carries:
- the LOC106773995 gene encoding pentatricopeptide repeat-containing protein At5g18390, mitochondrial isoform X4, whose product is MNRLLRNAANAMLQSYAKLSKTLLLNSHSFPKTLTTAASPRDEYFAVIHHVSNIVRRDFYLERTLNKLRIHVTPELVFRVLRACSTASTPSLRFFNWALSHPSYTPTSLEFEQIVTTLAHANNYQTMWSLIRQVTLHHRLSLSPAAVATLIDAYGHHRHIDQAVEVFNKAAVLNCPQTLPLYNALLKSLCHNRLFHGAYALLRRMLRKGVHPDKTTYSILVNAWCSSGKLREAKLFLREMSDKGFNPPLRGRDLLVEGLLNAGYVESAKGMVRKMIKEGIVPDVGTFNAVVETVCKEDVQFCVDLYHEVSSHERGTRNGPKALKPIPVVVLCK
- the LOC106773995 gene encoding pentatricopeptide repeat-containing protein At5g18390, mitochondrial isoform X2; protein product: MNRLLRNAANAMLQSYAKLSKTLLLNSHSFPKTLTTAASPRDEYFAVIHHVSNIVRRDFYLERTLNKLRIHVTPELVFRVLRACSTASTPSLRFFNWALSHPSYTPTSLEFEQIVTTLAHANNYQTMWSLIRQVTLHHRLSLSPAAVATLIDAYGHHRHIDQAVEVFNKAAVLNCPQTLPLYNALLKSLCHNRLFHGAYALLRRMLRKGVHPDKTTYSILVNAWCSSGKLREAKLFLREMSDKGFNPPLRGRDLLVEGLLNAGYVESAKGMVRKMIKEGIVPDVGTFNAVVETVCKEDVQFCVDLYHEVSSHERGTRNGPKALKPIPVVVLCKGCG
- the LOC106773995 gene encoding pentatricopeptide repeat-containing protein At5g18390, mitochondrial isoform X1, producing the protein MNRLLRNAANAMLQSYAKLSKTLLLNSHSFPKTLTTAASPRDEYFAVIHHVSNIVRRDFYLERTLNKLRIHVTPELVFRVLRACSTASTPSLRFFNWALSHPSYTPTSLEFEQIVTTLAHANNYQTMWSLIRQVTLHHRLSLSPAAVATLIDAYGHHRHIDQAVEVFNKAAVLNCPQTLPLYNALLKSLCHNRLFHGAYALLRRMLRKGVHPDKTTYSILVNAWCSSGKLREAKLFLREMSDKGFNPPLRGRDLLVEGLLNAGYVESAKGMVRKMIKEGIVPDVGTFNAVVETVCKEDVQFCVDLYHEVCALGMVPDVNTYKILIPAVSKSGSIDEAFRLLNNFVEDGNRPFPSLYAPVIKALCRRGQFDDAFCFFGDMKAKAHPPNRPLYTMLITMCGRAGKFVEAANYLFEMTEMGLVPISRCFDMVTDGLKNSGKHDLASRVQQLEVSIRGV
- the LOC106773995 gene encoding pentatricopeptide repeat-containing protein At5g18390, mitochondrial isoform X3, producing the protein MNRLLRNAANAMLQSYAKLSKTLLLNSHSFPKTLTTAASPRDEYFAVIHHVSNIVRRDFYLERTLNKLRIHVTPELVFRVLRACSTASTPSLRFFNWALSHPSYTPTSLEFEQIVTTLAHANNYQTMWSLIRQVTLHHRLSLSPAAVATLIDAYGHHRHIDQAVEVFNKAAVLNCPQTLPLYNALLKSLCHNRLFHGAYALLRRMLRKGVHPDKTTYSILVNAWCSSGKLREAKLFLREMSDKGFNPPLRGRDLLVEGLLNAGYVESAKGMVRKMIKEGIVPDVGTFNAVVETVCKEDVQFCVDLYHEVSSHERGTRNGPKALKPIPVVVLCKS
- the LOC106773997 gene encoding serine/arginine-rich splicing factor SC35, with protein sequence MSHFGRSGPPDISDTYSLLVLNITFRTTADDLFPLFDKYGKVVDIFIPKDRRTGESRGFAFVRYKYADEAQKAVDRLDGRMVDGREITVQFAKYGPNAERIHKGRIIETAQRSRHRSRSRSPRKRYRDDRDRDYRKRSRSRSYDRYERDKHRGRDKDYHHRSRSRSTSLDYKGRGRARYDDEHHSRSRSRSVDSRSPARRSPSPRKSPSLQRSTSPQRSTSPRKSPRGESPANRSRDGRSPSPRSVSPRGRPEVSRSPSPRNSNGDE